The following are encoded together in the Oncorhynchus kisutch isolate 150728-3 linkage group LG8, Okis_V2, whole genome shotgun sequence genome:
- the LOC109879935 gene encoding protein phosphatase 1 regulatory subunit 3E, translated as MSSSSRTFEVLVLSSVPLITTTSTKDRRLSRFMETEAVRSVVVMLPPKNCLTRNYSCIAGLFGSLAADPRLEDVEGMELNGTSEPIEMHHVVDERPRGRESFLKPPQSPNLRRRCKSLPTPIERAKLEISRSRSPCSQKKVRFADSLGLELTSVKHFNDTDMPDVPERIMATFDRGPLHLNPFDKFPRAPTTQSSYMELQFKNPGTLPGFTEKVKELKVLLECAEADEFSLSGVVRVLNMAFEKSVYLRFSINNWITFMDSLASYVPESSNGVTDKFSFKIITPTTFLESGGTFQFAIRYCVGGDEYWDNNNGVNYKVRRHRFKISPPREWEDGWIHFI; from the exons atGAGCTcgagcagtagaacatttgaggtgctggTACTGAGCTCCG TGCCTCTGATCACGACGACTTCGACTAAAGACCGGCGACTCTCCCGCTTTATGGAAACCGAGGCTGTGCGCTCTGTCGTGGTCATGCTGCCTCCCAAGAACTGCCTCACGAGGAACTACAGCTGCATAGCTGGGTTGTTCGGGAGCTTGGCAGCAGACCCGAGACTAGAAGACGTGGAGGGGATGGAGCTGAACGGAACCAGCGAGCCCATCGAGATGCACCATGTGGTGGATGAGAGACCAAGAGGCCGGGAATCCTTCCTCAAACCCCCGCAGAGTCCGAACCTGCGCCGGAGGTGCAAGTCTCTGCCGACCCCCATAGAGAGAGCGAAGCTTGAGATCTCCCGCAGCCGGAGTCCCTGCAGCCAGAAAAAGGTCCGTTTCGCCGACTCTCTGGGTCTGGAGCTCACCTCTGTGAAGCACTTCAATGACACCGACATGCCCGATGTGCCGGAGCGCATAATGGCCACATTCGACAGGGGTCCCCTTCACCTGAACCCATTTGACAAGTTCCCCAGGGCACCGACCACCCAGTCAAGTTATATGGAGCTGCAATTCAAGAACCCCGGGACCCTACCAGGCTTTACTGAGAAAGTGAAAGAACTTAAAGTGTTGTTGGAGTGTGCTGAAGCCGACGAGTTCAGTCTGTCGGGCGTCGTGCGGGTTTTGAACATGGCTTTCGAGAAAAGTGTCTATTTGAGGTTCTCAATCAACAACTGGATAACCTTCATGGACAGTCTGGCATCATATGTCCCAGAATCAAGCAACGGCGTGACAGACAAATTCTCCTTTAAGATAATCACCCCAACAACGTTTCTGGAGAGCGGAGGCACATTCCAGTTTGCCATAAGATACTGCGTTGGTGGAGATGAGTATTGGGACAATAATAACGGGGTCAACTACAAAGTGCGACGCCACAGGTTTAAGATTTCTCCACCCCGTGAGTGGGAGGATGGCTGGATTCACTTCATCTAA